A genomic segment from Zygotorulaspora mrakii chromosome 1, complete sequence encodes:
- the ROX1 gene encoding Rox1p (similar to Saccharomyces cerevisiae ROX1 (YPR065W); ancestral locus Anc_3.354), translating to MDKKNTTSEGTPVIDNFQADKEPTELPGAENVANAATESSINVGGKIPRPRNAFILFRQHHHKVLIDEWTTQGEDIPHNSKISKILGLKWKSLSDEERIYWEGLAKKEKIEHEKKYPNYRYKPVRKHKRKQSKLFMEHGIYENLSRHSTGSSASSSGGFVNSPVIPLPAASALNPSTAGFYHQIAVPGASALIASYSGSSSAADDDKWSQVGQPQQLQQMQLPAHQHQQSHTQPQSQSQSQSQSQPQSQQMQHPRFPSSVDNSNMYSSVPFRMPHQNSAGAIPYAQQPNIAQSHLHTPFSYMDTNSQLGNASKPNLLTHPYAPFLLQPNYKPAEKSLLSSVPQSQPQSHQRPVPVPHRSGSASVPAHMHIAGTSSLPASHVSVGSQQGAPSPTPPVIYSPSLQMQQQQQMQQQQQMQQQQQMQQQQQMQQQQQMQMEMQIQMQRQAQMQHQAQVQMQIQHQAQVQHQVHTQNQYPMHSNKIANVPPNQSEYAHEYPYQTYQHSSAFSQQPSFYKSPEIPNISTPVLSRHPSSSTSKVTVQSIDNNSIESSTQELNNPNSRQNRS from the coding sequence ATGGATAAGAAGAATACGACATCCGAAGGTACACCAGTTATTGACAATTTTCAGGCCGACAAGGAACCCACAGAGCTACCTGGAGCAGAGAATGTAGCAAATGCTGCGACAGAGAGTAGTATAAACGTCGGCGGAAAGATCCCGCGACCACGAAATGCCTTCATCTTATTTAGACAGCATCATCACAAGGTGCTGATAGACGAATGGACCACGCAGGGTGAAGATATCCCGCACAATTCGAAGATCTCGAAAATACTGGGGCTCAAATGGAAAAGTCTGAGTGACGAAGAGAGGATATACTGGGAGGGGTTGGCGAAAAAGGAGAAGATCGAGCATGAGAAGAAATACCCCAACTACCGGTACAAGCCTGTGCGGAAACACAAGAGGAAGCAGAGCAAGCTTTTCATGGAGCACGGGATATACGAAAACCTTTCGAGACATAGTACTGGGTCATCTGCTAGCAGTAGTGGTGGCTTTGTGAATTCGCCGGTCATTCCTTTGCCGGCGGCATCTGCCCTGAATCCGTCCACTGCTGGCTTCTATCATCAAATTGCTGTTCCAGGTGCTAGTGCGCTCATTGCCAGTTATAGTGGCTCCTCATCAGCCGCTGACGACGATAAATGGAGCCAGGTTGGACAGCCGCAGCAATTGCAGCAAATGCAGCTGCCAGCACATCAGCATCAACAGTCCCACACACAGCCCCAGTCTCAATCTCAGTCTCAATCTCAATCACAGCCTCAATCACAGCAAATGCAGCATCCCCGTTTTCCATCCTCCGTTGATAATTCAAATATGTACAGTTCTGTGCCATTTCGAATGCCCCATCAGAATTCAGCGGGTGCAATTCCATATGCACAACAACCAAATATAGCCCAATCTCATCTACACACGCCATTTTCCTACATGGACACAAACAGCCAATTAGGGAATGCATCAAAACCGAATCTCCTTACACATCCTTACGCCCCATTCCTATTACAGCCGAACTATAAGCCAGCTGAAAAGTCATTGTTGTCATCTGTCCCGCAGTCCCAGCCGCAATCGCATCAAAGGCCAGTACCGGTGCCACACCGGTCTGGATCAGCATCAGTGCCCGCACATATGCATATCGCGGGTACGTCCTCCCTTCCAGCATCTCACGTGTCTGTTGGATCTCAACAGGGTGCACCTTCACCCACTCCGCCGGTGATTTATTCACCAAGCTTGCAaatgcaacaacaacaacaaatgcagcaacaacagcaaatgcagcaacaacagcaaatgcaacaacaacagcaaatgcaacaacaacagcaaatGCAAATGGAGATGCAAATTCAGATGCAACGTCAAGCACAGATGCAGCATCAAGCACAAGTTCAAATGCAAATACAACACCAAGCACAGGTACAACATCAAGTACATACTCAAAATCAGTATCCAATGCATTCAAACAAAATCGCTAATGTGCCACCAAATCAATCAGAATATGCACATGAATATCCCTACCAGACTTATCAGCATTCTTCAGCATTCTCTCAACAGCCATCATTTTACAAATCGCCAGAAATACCTAATATTTCAACTCCTGTTCTGTCTCGTCATCCATCAAGTTCAACAAGCAAAGTAACAGTACAATCTATTGACAATAATTCTATTGAAAGTAGTACTCAAGAGTTGAACAATCCAAATAGCAGACAGAACAGATCATGA